A region from the Lolium perenne isolate Kyuss_39 chromosome 4, Kyuss_2.0, whole genome shotgun sequence genome encodes:
- the LOC127298131 gene encoding probable flavin-containing monooxygenase 1 yields MANRATREVVPASSRVAIIGGGISGLASAKQMAAYDPVVFEATPSIGGVWKHCVYRTTRLQTPRPDYEFSDYSWPNRDDPTFPTHTEIVDYLEGYADEFDLWRYIAFGSKVVDIKYLGGPQAGFTELWSGTGKAPLQGRPMWEVGVATGGVVQYYKFEFIVMCAGKYGDVPRMPVFPAGKGPEVFKGQVMHSLDYCKLSEEESVELMRGKKVVVVGYKKSAIDLANECAQANQGEGGQACTMLVRTLHWVVPSYSIWGLPFFIFFSTRFSQLIYERPNQGFFRFLLCLLFSPLRTAVSKFIESYLSWKLPLGKYGLTPDHPFVEDYASCQMAILPDGFFDMADRGLVRFQRASGGWSFCEDGVVLADGTKVEADLVFLATGFEGKDKLRAVLPDPFRSLVVNKSSMMPLYRGTIHPLIPNMAFVGYVESVSNLHTSELRCRWLSGLLEGRFELPSVKAMTAHVEDEVEAMRRTTRFYRRHCISTYSIHDSDGMCADLGAATRRKANWIAELFAPYNNKDYQEDQ; encoded by the exons ATGGCGAACCGTGCCACGAGGGAGGTCGTGCCGGCGTCGTCGAGGGTGGCGATCATCGGCGGCGGGATCAGCGGGCTGGCCTCGGCGAAGCAGATGGCCGCTTACGACCCCGTGGTGTTCGAGGCCACGCCTTCCATCGGCGGTGTCTGGAAGCACTGCGTCTACCGCACCACGCGCCTCCAGACGCCGCGCCCGGACTACGAGTTCTCCGACTACTCGTGGCCCAACCGCGACGATCCGACGTTCCCGACCCACACCGAGATCGTCGACTACTTGGAGGGGTACGCCGACGAGTTCGACCTCTGGCGCTACATCGCGTTCGGGTCCAAGGTGGTGGACATCAAGTACCTCGGCGGCCCCCAGGCCGGGTTCACGGAGCTCTGGAGCGGCACAGGCAAGGCGCCGCTCCAGGGAAGGCCCATGTGGGAGGTCGGGGTCGCCACCGGCGGCGTCGTCCAG TATTACAAGTTCGAGTTCATCGTGATGTGCGCGGGGAAGTACGGCGATGTTCCGCGGATGCCGGTGTTCCCGGCGGGGAAGGGGCCGGAGGTGTTCAAGGGGCAGGTGATGCACTCGCTGGACTACTGCAAGCTGAGCGAGGAGGAGAGCGTGGAGCTGATGCGAGGGAAGAAGGTTGTGGTGGTCGGGTACAAGAAGAGCGCCATTGATCTAGCCAATGAATGCGCTCAAGCAAACCAAG GTGAGGGAGGTCAGGCGTGCACGATGCTAGTGCGGACGCTGCACTGGGTGGTGCCTTCTTACTCCATCTGGGGACTGccattcttcatcttcttctccaCACGCTTCTCCCAGCTCATCTACGAGCGCCCCAACCAGGGCTTCTTCagattcctcctctgcctcctcttcAGCCCACTG AGGACGGCGGTTTCCAAGTTCATCGAGTCGTACCTGTCGTGGAAGCTTCCGCTGGGCAAGTACGGGCTGACGCCGGACCACCCCTTCGTGGAGGACTACGCCAGCTGCCAGATGGCCATCCTCCCCGACGGCTTCTTCGACATGGCTGACCGCGGCCTCGTCCGCTTCCAGCGGGCCTCCGGCGGCTGGAGCTTCTGCGAGGACGGCGTCGTCCTCGCTGACGGCACCAAGGTGGAGGCCGACCTCGTCTTCCTCGCCACCGGTTTCGAGGGCAAGGACAAGCTCCGCGCCGTCCTCCCCGACCCCTTCCGCAGCCTCGTTGTCAACAAGTCCTCCATGATGCCCCTCTACCG CGGCACCATCCACCCGCTGATCCCCAACATGGCCTTCGTGGGCTACGTGGAGAGCGTCTCCAACCTGCACACTTCGGAGCTGCGCTGCCGGTGGCTCTCGGGGCTGCTGGAGGGGCGGTTCGAGCTGCCGAGTGTCAAGGCCATGACGGCGCAcgtcgaggacgaggtggaggccaTGCGCCGCACCACGCGCTTCTACCGCCGCCACTGCATCTCCACCTACAGCATCCACGACAGCGACGGGATGTGCGCCGACCTCGGCGCCGCCACGCGCCGCAAGGCCAACTGGATCGCCGAGCTCTTCGCGCCCTACAACAACAAGGACTACCAGGAAGATCAGTAA